In a single window of the uncultured Dysgonomonas sp. genome:
- a CDS encoding glucosamine-6-phosphate deaminase, with the protein MRLDLSSQIVLDRVPLRYYRPENEFELSALTRYEKVPTEVYESSVEASLHIAREIAKKIKEKQATGLPFVLALPGGHSPQTIYQELIRLHKEENLSFKNVIVFNIYEFYPIAPQSNSNLKLLKESLLDYVDIDLKNVYSPDGSVSKEEILNYCKTYEQTIHNVGGIDYLLLGLGRAGNIGINIAGSSMNSQTRLILLDVQSKKEAVNTFGTIDKVPVSAVTMGVATIMKAKEIALIAWGEDKAGSVKDVVEGTMSDAIPASCLQAHENAKVHIDLNAAFELTRINHPWLVTNCDWNNKLIRRAIVWLCFKVNKPILKLTNKDYQDNGLEELLALYGSAYNVNIKIFNDLQHTITGWPGGKPNADDTNRPERAKPYPKRVIIFSPHPDDDVISMGGTFKRLVDQKHDVHVAYQTSGNIAVGDEEVIRYVSFLEDVRRKYDAGNEALKKKYADILQYLLHDKDEEDIDTPDILFLKGHIRRQEATTACRYVGMDTHKTTFLDLPFYETGRIKKNPISEADVKIVKQYLESVQPHEVFVAGDLADPHGTHKVCLDAILAAVDELKGAEWLKDCRFWMYRGAWAEWEIDHIEMAVPISPEELRSKRNAILKHQSQMESAPFLGNDERLFWQRSEDRNKATAELYRQLGLASYEAIEAFVEYHPL; encoded by the coding sequence ATGAGATTAGATTTAAGTTCGCAAATTGTATTGGACAGAGTACCCCTGCGCTACTACCGTCCTGAAAATGAATTTGAGCTATCTGCCCTGACCCGCTACGAAAAAGTGCCCACCGAGGTTTATGAGTCCTCTGTAGAGGCATCTTTGCATATAGCGAGAGAAATAGCCAAAAAAATAAAGGAAAAACAAGCTACGGGATTACCGTTTGTGCTTGCCCTCCCTGGAGGACATTCCCCTCAAACTATCTATCAGGAACTTATCCGTTTACATAAAGAAGAAAATTTAAGCTTTAAAAACGTAATTGTATTTAATATATACGAGTTTTATCCTATAGCACCTCAATCCAACAGCAATCTGAAACTATTAAAAGAATCCCTGCTGGATTATGTTGATATAGATCTTAAAAACGTATATTCTCCTGATGGTTCCGTGTCGAAAGAGGAAATACTGAACTACTGCAAAACATATGAGCAAACCATCCACAATGTAGGAGGAATAGATTATCTTCTGCTAGGGTTGGGACGTGCGGGTAATATTGGCATTAACATTGCCGGCTCGAGCATGAATTCACAAACCCGCCTGATCCTATTGGACGTACAGTCTAAGAAAGAGGCTGTCAATACATTCGGGACTATAGATAAAGTACCTGTCAGCGCCGTCACAATGGGTGTAGCTACAATCATGAAAGCGAAAGAGATAGCCCTGATCGCCTGGGGTGAAGATAAAGCCGGAAGCGTTAAAGATGTGGTGGAAGGAACCATGTCAGATGCCATACCTGCTTCGTGCCTGCAAGCCCATGAAAATGCGAAAGTACATATCGACCTGAATGCAGCTTTTGAACTCACACGCATCAACCATCCATGGCTGGTAACAAACTGTGATTGGAACAATAAACTTATCCGTAGAGCTATTGTATGGTTATGCTTCAAAGTGAACAAGCCGATACTGAAGCTGACGAACAAGGACTATCAGGACAACGGACTGGAAGAACTTTTGGCTCTATATGGCTCTGCATATAATGTAAACATTAAGATATTCAATGACCTGCAACATACAATAACAGGTTGGCCGGGTGGAAAACCGAATGCCGATGATACCAATCGTCCGGAAAGAGCAAAACCATATCCTAAACGCGTCATAATTTTCAGTCCTCACCCTGATGATGATGTGATCTCTATGGGAGGAACTTTCAAAAGACTAGTGGATCAAAAACACGATGTACATGTTGCTTATCAGACATCGGGAAACATCGCCGTAGGCGATGAAGAGGTTATTCGCTATGTATCTTTCCTTGAGGATGTAAGAAGAAAATATGATGCAGGTAATGAGGCTCTGAAAAAGAAATATGCGGATATACTCCAATATCTGCTACACGACAAGGACGAAGAAGATATAGACACTCCGGACATTTTGTTCCTGAAAGGACATATCCGTCGTCAGGAGGCAACTACTGCCTGCCGCTATGTAGGTATGGATACGCACAAAACGACCTTCCTTGATCTTCCGTTCTATGAAACAGGGCGTATCAAGAAAAACCCTATATCAGAGGCCGATGTGAAAATAGTGAAACAATATCTGGAATCGGTTCAGCCTCATGAAGTATTTGTTGCAGGAGACCTGGCCGACCCACACGGAACACATAAAGTATGTCTCGATGCCATCCTGGCAGCAGTAGATGAGTTAAAGGGTGCAGAATGGCTCAAAGACTGCCGCTTCTGGATGTACCGTGGTGCATGGGCCGAATGGGAAATAGACCATATAGAAATGGCTGTACCTATCTCTCCTGAAGAACTCCGTTCTAAACGGAATGCGATCCTAAAACATCAATCGCAAATGGAAAGCGCACCGTTCTTAGGAAATGACGAACGCTTGTTCTGGCAGCGTTCCGAAGACAGGAACAAGGCTACAGCAGAACTGTACCGCCAGTTAGGACTTGCCTCGTATGAAGCAATTGAAGCCTTTGTAGAATATCATCCTCTATAG
- a CDS encoding ROK family protein — protein MRIGIDIDGTSMRLGIVDGGQIFRKLVVPTKADEPEGVIIDHLIETIGTIINSNIRGIGIGVSGIVKTSKGIIQDAINIPSWKKVPLKDILEKEFRIPVFVNNDSNCFAFGERYYGEGTLYRDIVCVTLSIGVGAGIIINNELYNGYNTGAGEIGSLPYLYSDYERYCGQKFFVRNNTTAQEAYELALQGDDKMLALWNELGEHIGNLMKTILFTYDPQAIILGGNIVKGYELFADNMYESVYKFPFKETVERVKILLSKKEDINLLGAAALVV, from the coding sequence ATGAGAATTGGAATAGACATAGATGGCACGAGCATGCGGTTAGGAATTGTTGATGGAGGTCAAATATTCCGCAAATTAGTGGTTCCCACAAAAGCCGACGAACCCGAGGGCGTCATCATAGACCACCTGATAGAAACGATCGGCACAATAATAAACTCTAACATTCGCGGCATAGGAATAGGCGTTTCTGGCATTGTCAAAACCAGTAAAGGAATCATACAGGATGCGATCAACATTCCGTCATGGAAAAAGGTACCTTTAAAAGATATCCTTGAAAAAGAATTCAGAATCCCGGTTTTTGTAAACAATGACTCCAACTGCTTCGCTTTTGGAGAACGCTACTATGGGGAAGGCACTCTTTACCGTGACATTGTCTGCGTAACGCTAAGTATCGGAGTGGGAGCGGGTATTATCATAAACAATGAGTTATACAACGGATATAATACAGGAGCCGGAGAAATAGGAAGTCTCCCCTATCTGTACTCCGACTATGAACGCTATTGCGGACAGAAGTTTTTTGTACGCAATAATACAACCGCTCAAGAGGCATACGAACTAGCCTTGCAAGGAGATGACAAAATGCTGGCCCTTTGGAACGAACTCGGCGAACATATAGGCAACCTTATGAAAACTATTCTTTTCACCTATGATCCTCAGGCTATTATATTAGGAGGCAATATTGTGAAAGGATACGAACTTTTTGCAGATAATATGTATGAAAGCGTATATAAATTCCCCTTCAAGGAAACTGTTGAGCGGGTAAAAATACTTTTATCCAAGAAGGAAGATATCAACCTGCTCGGAGCCGCAGCCCTGGTTGTTTAA